The Rhea pennata isolate bPtePen1 chromosome 9, bPtePen1.pri, whole genome shotgun sequence genome has a segment encoding these proteins:
- the CCNL1 gene encoding cyclin-L1 → MASTAAHPAPPAAAAAAAAPPAAPAPGILIGDRLYSEVSLTIDHSLIPEERLSPTPSMQDGLDLQCETDLRILGCELIQAAGILLRLPQVAMATGQVLFHRFFYSKSFVKHSFEIVAMACINLASKIEEAPRRIRDVINVFHHLRQLRAKRTPSPLILDQNYINTKNQVIKAERRVLKELGFCVHVKHPHKIIVMYLQVLECERNQTLVQTAWNYMNDSLRTNVFVRFQPETIACACIYLAARALQIPLPTRPHWFLLFGTTEEEIQEICLTTLKLYTRKKPNYELLDKEVEKRKMALQEAKLKAKGLNPDGTPALSTLGGFSPASKPSSPREIKTEEKSPVSLNTKTIKKEPEERQQAAKSPYNGMRKESKRSRSSRSASRSRSRTKSRSRSHTPRRHYNNRRSLSGTYSSRSRSRSRSHSGSPRRHHNHGSPHLKTKHSREELKSANRHGHKRKKSRSRSQSKSRDHSDVAKKHRHERGHHRDRRERSRSFERSHKGKHHSSSRSGHGRHRR, encoded by the exons ATGGCCTCCACCGCCGCCCAcccggccccccccgccgccgcggccgccgccgccgccccgccggccgcccccgccccgggcatCCTCATCGGCGACCGGCTCTACTCGGAGGTGTCGCTCACCATCGACCACTCGCTCATCCCCGAGGAGCGCCTCTCGCCCACTCCTTCCATGCAGGACGGCCTGGACTTGCAGTGCGAGACCGACCTGCGCATCCTGGGCTGCGAGCTCATCCAGGCGGCCGGCATCCTCCTCCGCCTGCCGCAG GTGGCGATGGCGACGGGGCAGGTGCTGTTTCACCGCTTCTTCTACTCAAAGTCCTTCGTCAAGCACAGCTTCGAG ATTGTTGCTATGGCCTGCATCAATCTCGCATCCAAAATTGAAGAGGCCCCTCGTCGTATCAGGGACGTGATCAACGTGTTTCATCATTTACGCCAGTTAAGAGCAAAAAG GACTCCAAGCCCCCTGATACTTGATCAGAACTACATAAACACCAAAAATCAAGTaatcaaagcagaaaggagGGTACTGAAGGAGTTGGGATTTTGTGTTCATGTCAAGCATCCACATAAG ATCATTGTCATGTATTTACAAGTCTTAGAATGTGAACGTAATCAAACCCTGGTACAGACAGCCTG gaattaCATGAACGACAGCCTTCGAACAAATGTATTTGTTCGTTTTCAGCCAGAGACTATAGCATGTGCTTGCATTTATCTTGCTGCTAGAGCTCTGCAG attccTCTGCCTACCCGCCCTCACTGGTTCTTGCTCTTTGGTACCACAGAGGAAGAGATTCAGGAGATATGCTTAACAACTCTTAAGCTCTATACAAGAAAGAAG CCCAATTACGAATTGCTAGataaagaagtagaaaagaggaaaatggcaCTACAAGAAGCTAAACTGAAGGCAAAAGGTTTAAATCCTGATGGAACTCCAGCGCTGTCAACACTGGGTGGCTTCTCTCCTGCATCCAAGCCAT CTTCCCCAAGAGAAATAAAGACTGAAGAGAAGAGTCCAGTATCTCTGAATACcaaaactattaaaaaagagCCAGAAGAAAGGCAGCAAGCTGCAAAGAGCCCTTACAATGG catgagaaaagaaagcaagagaagcaggagcagcagaagtGCTAGCAGATCTAGGTCAAGAACAAAGTCAAGGTCTCGGTCTCACACTCCAAGGAGGCA CTACAATAATAGGCGGAGCCTGTCTGGGACATACAGTTCAAGATCACGAAGCAGGTCCCGCAGCCACAGCGGCAGTCCTCGCAGACATCACAATCATGGCTCACCACACCTGAAAACCAAGCATAGCAGGGAGGAGTTGAAGAGCGCAAATAGACATggtcacaaaaggaaaaaatctcgTTCACGTTCACAGAGCAAATCCAGAGATCATTCTGATGTTGCCAAGAAACACAGGCATGAGCGGGGACACCACAGAGACAGGCGTGAAAGATCCCGCTCCTTTGAGAGATCTCATAAAGGCAAGCACCATAGCAGCAGTCGTTCAGGACACGGCAGACACAGACGCTGA